Genomic segment of Synergistaceae bacterium DZ-S4:
TATCAGACCACTCCATTTGAGCTTGACGCCATTGGCACGGAAAGAGAAAGTGAATGGTTGAAGCAATAATTATATTGAGAGGGTAAAAAGAGGCCGTTTCTGTAAATTCTTCCTATTCAAAGTTTACAGTAACGGCCTTATATTATTCTAAGATTTTAGAGATTTTAGATTTTAACTATATATAAGTTGATTTTAGCTGCATGTGCTGCACTTATCCTTAAAATTGGCCTCTACATGAGTGCCGTCGCAAAATGGCTTGATCTTTGATTTCCCGCATCTGCAGAGCACTATCCGGTTTCTTTGCTCGTATTCGGTACCGTCCGCGGAGATCAGAGGTATGCCTCCTTTGACGTATAACCCACCGCTGACGTAATTTTCGGGATCCTGGGTTATATCTATTGAGGGTCCAAGCTCCGGTTCTATGCATGAGCCGTCCTTCGCAAGGGCCGTAAGTCTCCCTGCGGGGCATTCAGAGGCGGACTTGACTGCCTCGCAAATAATTTTTTCGGAGTTGTCGTCGCATGAGGCGAGATACCACGCGTCTCCCTTTTCCCTGTAGCAAAATCTGGCACCGGCGCATCTTCCGTCGTCAAGGAGGTCGACGTTCCTGCCTTTAATGAGCTCAGATCTTTCCCTGTAGGGTTTTTTTGAGGCAGTTTCGGTCCCGTCAAAACCGGTCTCTGAATGGCTGCCGTCGCAGAAGGGATGCTTTTTTGAAGCTCCGCACCGGCATAGGGCGTAAGCTTCCTCATGTGCTATCTCTCCGCCATCCTCCCATACATATTTTGCATCCTTTGACTTGTCCTCCTCAGGCCGGATTATCTTTTCCGAGAGGTCAACATTGCCTGTTACGACATATGGGCCGTTTTTTATGATCCTGATCTTTTTTTCGTTCATTTCTGTTCTTCCGCCTTATCCTCGCGAAGTATTTCGGTAATAAGGACCTCAGCCGCCGATATCATCTCTTCCTCCGCAGCGATATTTGATTCCAGAGTCAGGGTGCCTTTATTGCCCGCTTTGACAGAGATGCTGAAGCCCGTTACCGGATGGTGTTCCAGTATGGATCTCTGACCGGTGACAGAGAGGGTCCTGTATGATGCCCCCGATCCAATCGGGCCGTCATCGGCGGAAATGGTCTTGTCGGGGGGGGACCATCCCTTGTCTCCCGACCCCTCCATCCATACCGCGTGGAAAGGCACGCCAAATGTATTTCTGTAGCTGCGTTCAAGCCAGAAGCCCCTCTTCCCCGAGACCGTATCGAATTCCGTCTTTCTAAGCTCACCGTTTATCCACCCACGTATCTCAGGAAGGGCATCTCTCATCTGGGCTGAAGAAATTGAGATACTTAGGATGATCATTGACACAGCAAGTGAAAATATTGTCGTTTTTTTCATGAAGCACACCTCCGATGCCCTAATATTATACAGCGCAAAGTGGAAAGATTGTCCCTCAGGGCATATAATGCCTAGGGTGAACAAACAGGATAAAGGGGATAAAAGTTTGAAAAGCTTTGCAATAAGGGTATTTGGTTGTCAGATGAACTCCTATGACGGTGACAGGATAAGGACTTCCATGATCCATCTGGGCTGGACAGAGAGCCCAGAGGAAGAGGCTGACGTGGTGGTCCTCGTAACTTGCAGCATAAGGGAAAAGGCCGAACAGAAAGTCGTAAGTGAGATAGGGCGCTATAACCTCAGGTACAGGAATACAGGATCTCCTGCGGTAGTGCTCGTAGGCTGCATGGCACAGAGGATAGGGCTTCAGGTCGCAAAAAAATTCCAATGTGTCAGGCTCGTTTCCGGCCCGAGACACCTGGGACTGGTCCCTCAGGGAATACAGGATGTCCTGGCCGACGGCGCACAGAGATTTTTCATGGATGAAGACCCCAGGGCGCTTGAAGACCTGGAAGTGGTACCGACTGAACGGATCAATCCATACAAAGCCTACGTAACGATAACCTACGGGTGTGACAGGTTCTGTACCTACTGCATAGTCCCCTATGTCAGGGGCAGGCTCCAGTCCCGCGACCACAGTGAGATAATCAGGGAGTGCTGTGAACTGGCAGCATCTGGAGTGTCGGAGATAACTCTCCTCGGACAGAATGTCGATGCCTACGGAAAGGATAAAAAAGGTGAGTACGGTTTC
This window contains:
- a CDS encoding CDGSH iron-sulfur domain-containing protein, with the translated sequence MNEKKIRIIKNGPYVVTGNVDLSEKIIRPEEDKSKDAKYVWEDGGEIAHEEAYALCRCGASKKHPFCDGSHSETGFDGTETASKKPYRERSELIKGRNVDLLDDGRCAGARFCYREKGDAWYLASCDDNSEKIICEAVKSASECPAGRLTALAKDGSCIEPELGPSIDITQDPENYVSGGLYVKGGIPLISADGTEYEQRNRIVLCRCGKSKIKPFCDGTHVEANFKDKCSTCS